The proteins below are encoded in one region of Helianthus annuus cultivar XRQ/B chromosome 2, HanXRQr2.0-SUNRISE, whole genome shotgun sequence:
- the LOC110925283 gene encoding BEL1-like homeodomain protein 1, producing MATYYNGNSEIQGGDGLQTLVLMNPGYIYYPDSQQSTQPPPANLMFLDSNHPGNNPHMAVGQQPPPSAQTQQFVGIPLSASPPSSVHSQHDVSSLHTFIPRAQYMYNPGEMVATREATPFQQGLSLSLSSQQSRYGTQGTRVPVSPTGDDVRAGITGGPGGGGGSTSSASGISNNGMHNMLLNSKYLKATQEILEEVVNVGKVALKNSDESSKSLKISGTGGDGGSPPAPPVGAEAADTAKSGGATELTTAERQEIQMKKAKLVNMLDEVEQRYRQYHHQMLIVISWFEQAAGTGAAKTYTALALQTISKQFRCLKDAIMGQIKAASRSLGEEDSLTGGGKPDGSGSRLKFVDNQLRQQRALQQLGMIQHNAWRPQRGLPERSVSVLRAWLFEHFLHPYPKDSDKHMLAKQTGLTRSQVSNWFINARVRLWKPMVEEMYLEEIKEHEQNGKDDTNTSKNDENEDNSSSKQGKTPSPENSNRGFRTAKQENAFHPPPSMTASTSVSTSPTGIQFQNPSGFSLIDGITQFSPKKPRNNEQQQQNQNQHDTGFTLTGGNPTDFMSGLGGYPVGEIGRFTANQFQQQFSGNGVSLTLGLPDCENLSMSGTHQSFLSNQNIQLRRGAELGEEHDYTAMNPPSSSHTAALYESMNIQNRKRFAAQPLPDFVA from the exons ATGGCAACTTACTACAATGGAAATTCAGAGATTCAAGGTGGAGATGGGTTGCAAACACTAGTTCTAATGAATCCGGGATACATTTACTACCCGGATTCACAACAATCAACACAACCGCCACCCGCGAATTTAATGTTTCTAGACTCAAATCATCCCGGAAACAATCCACACATGGCGGTTGGACAACAACCGCCACCATCCGCTCAAACTCAGCAGTTTGTTGGCATACCATTATCCGCATCGCCACCGTCATCTGTCCATTCCCAACACGACGTCTCTTCACTGCACACCTTCATCCCCCGGGCCCAGTACATGTACAACCCGGGGGAAATGGTGGCAACGCGTGAAGCCACACCATTTCAACAAGGCTTGTCTTTAAGCCTGTCTTCTCAACAATCCCGGTATGGGACACAGGGCACCAGAGTGCCTGTTTCCCCCACCGGTGATGACGTCAGAGCTGGCATCACCGGTGGTCCtggaggtggtggtggatccACATCATCAGCCTCTGGGATTTCCAATAACGGGATGCATAATATGTTGTTGAATTCAAAGTATTTGAAAGCTACCCAAGAAATTCTTGAGGAAGTGGTGAATGTTGGGAAAGTAGCACTCAAGAACTCGGATGAGTCATCCAAGAGTCTCAAGATTAGTGGgaccggtggtgatggtggatcACCACCAGCACCACCGGTCGGTGCAGAAGCTGCAGACACCGCCAAATCTGGCGGTGCCACAGAACTTACTACGGCCGAAAGACAAGAGATTCAAATGAAGAAAGCAAAGCTTGTTAACATGCTTGATGAG GTGGAGCAAAGATACAGACAATACCATCACCAAATGCTAATAGTAATCTCATGGTTTGAACAAGCAGCCGGAACCGGGGCAGCAAAAACATACACAGCACTAGCTTTACAGACAATCTCGAAGCAATTTCGATGCCTGAAAGACGCGATAATGGGCCAGATTAAAGCCGCAAGCCGCAGCTTAGGGGAAGAAGACAGTTTAACCGGCGGTGGTAAGCCCGATGGCAGCGGTTCGAGGCTGAAATTTGTGGATAATCAACTCAGGCAACAGAGAGCTTTGCAGCAATTGGGTATGATCCAGCATAATGCTTGGAGACCCCAAAGAGGATTGCCTGAGCGGTCTGTTTCGGTTCTTCGCGCTTGGCTTTTCGAGCATTTTCTTCACCC ATATCCAAAGGATTCAGACAAACATATGCTTGCAAAACAAACTGGGCTTACTAGAAGTCAG GTGTCGAATTGGTTTATAAACGCTCGTGTTCGGCTATGGAAGCCGATGGTGGAGGAGATGTACCTTGAGGAAATTAAAGAACACGAACAAAACGGAAAAGACGACACTAACACGAGCAAGAACGACGAAAACGAAGATAACTCGTCGTCGAAACAAGGGAAAACTCCGTCGCCAGAAAACTCAAACAGAGGATTCCGAACCGCGAAACAAGAGAATGCGTTCCATCCGCCACCGTCAATGACGGCTTCCACCAGCGTCTCCACATCTCCAACCGGAATTCAATTCCAAAACCCGTCTGGTTTCAGCCTCATCGACGGAATCACACAATTCAGCCCGAAAAAACCACGAAACAACGAGCAGCAGCAACAAAACCAGAACCAACACGACACGGGTTTCACCCTGACTGGCGGGAACCCAACCGATTTCATGTCCGGACTCGGTGGTTACCCGGTCGGTGAAATCGGGAGGTTCACCGCCAACCAATTCCAACAACAGTTTTCTGGTAACGGGGTCTCATTGACTTTAGGTCTACCAGACTGTGAAAACCTATCAATGTCGGGGACCCACCAGAGTTTCCTCTCTAACCAAAACATTCAACTCCGCCGAGGAGCGGAATTAGGGGAAGAACACGATTACACCGCCATGAATCCGCCGTCATCTTCACACACAGCGGCATTATACGAATCGATGAACATCCAAAACCGCAAGAGGTTTGCGGCACAACCTTTGCCAGATTTTGTTGCATGA
- the LOC110925294 gene encoding BTB/POZ domain-containing protein At3g05675 translates to MGTMIGDRSTSDVVARLRTPDGRDEWIYCHSHILITKSKYFADRLSETWPTCQILDSRNCVEVYCEEHDFDHYITVLRLFYITNVSVTDICPGVKNTLGILQVAVNLGCPEIIAMCVDYLEASPWEEAEEEEILKIIPGMGSLAEPILGRLQPVNQTTIVKIFLSAVMFATSALPPTMLDLKTSAQEQIEYMLTEDDDAPLLTADEDIKPKVRQSFKGLLTRFSNTVKSVCESSETRKFQSFLVDVSWACQILAKLELLNDFVEIWIDASENIVKVIDHISQSQQEETIETKIKVIEITSKVLEAIGYGSVILPTVKRLHMVKIWLPFVRILKPAVESSTTVEDECSVVKIDGEIWQSLESAFVSIILALPSGEQAEILSEWLSNKHVRYPDLTEVFEVWCFRSKVANRRLADVQSSNGMIKML, encoded by the exons ATG GGCACGATGATCGGTGACCGATCCACAAGTGACGTTGTCGCAAGACTAAGAACCCCCGACGGCCGTGACGAATGGATATACTGTCACTCCCACATTCTCATAACCAAAAGCAAATATTTCGCAGACCGTTTATCCGAAACCTGGCCCACATGTCAAATCCTCGATTCCCGCAATTGCGTCGAGGTATACTGCGAAGAACACGATTTCGACCACTACATCACCGTCTTACGCCTATTTTACATCACTAACGTGTCCGTAACCGATATATGTCCCGGTGTAAAAAACACACTCGGAATCCTCCAAGTCGCGGTTAATCTCGGCTGCCCGGAAATTATTGCCATGTGTGTCGACTATCTCGAAGCATCTCCGTGGGAAGAAGCCGAAGAAGAAGAGATCTTGAAAATTATTCCGGGTATGGGTTCGTTAGCGGAACCGATTCTCGGACGTCTCCAGCCCGTAAACCAAACTACGATAGTTAAGATTTTTCTCTCTGCTGTTATGTTTGCCACGTCAGCATTACCGCCGACAATGCTTGATTTGAAAACATCTGCGCAAGAACAGATCGAATACATGCTCACGGAAGATGACGATGCTCCGTTGCTAACGGCGGATGAAGATATTAAACCGAAAGTGAGACAATCTTTCAAGGGCTTGTTAACGAGATTTAGTAACACTGTAAAATCGGTTTGTGAAAGCAGTGAAACGCGTAAGTTTCAGAGCTTTTTGGTAGACGTGTCGTGGGCTTGTCAAATCTTGGCGAAATTGGAATTGTTAAATGATTTCGTCGAGATTTGGATAGATGCATCAGAGAACATAGTCAAAGTTATTGACCACATAAGTCAAAGTCAACAAGAAGAGACAATTGAGACAAAGATAAAGGTTATTGAGATAACTTCTAAGGTCTTAGAAGCAATAGGATACGGCAGTGTGATTTTACCGACTGTAAAACGGCTTCACATGGTGAAAATTTGGCTTCCGTTTGTGCGGATTTTAAAGCCTGCGGTTGAATCTTCAACAACCGTTGAAGACGAGTGTTCGGTGGTTAAAATCGACGGTGAAATATGGCAATCTTTGGAGTCCGCATTTGTTTCAATAATTCTCGCGTTGCCATCTGGCGAACAGGCGGAAATTTTGAGTGAATGGCTATCGAATAAGCATGTTCGATATCCGGATCTTACGGAAGTGTTTGAGGTTTGGTGTTTTCGATCGAAAGTTGCTAATAGAAGACTTGCAGATGTACAAAGCTCCAATGGTATGATAAAAATGCTATAG